In the genome of Sporomusaceae bacterium FL31, one region contains:
- a CDS encoding inorganic phosphate transporter encodes MPDFLIVGVVILALGFDYINGFHDTANAIATSVSTRALTPRVAVWMAAGLNFLGAMYSTGVAKTIGGDLVKSAQMVNQQVIIAALVGAIAWNLLTWWLGIPSSSSHALVGGVVGAVLVSKGFDGLKIEGIIKIVLSLIVSPVIAMITGLIIMIALFWIFSKMAPSNINSKFKRMQVLSAAMMSFSHGSNDAQKAMGIITLALVSSGYLSTLEVPVWVKMSAATAMGLGTAAGGWRIIKTMGGKIFKLEPISGFAADLNSAIIIFGATLLHLPVSTTHVVSGSIMGVGTAKRVNAVRWGVAQQMLMAWVLTIPSTALVSAITYQFIVIVFF; translated from the coding sequence ATGCCTGATTTTTTAATTGTTGGGGTTGTTATTTTAGCGTTAGGCTTTGATTATATTAATGGGTTTCATGATACCGCAAATGCAATAGCAACATCTGTATCAACACGCGCCTTAACTCCCCGAGTTGCGGTGTGGATGGCCGCTGGTCTAAACTTTCTCGGGGCTATGTATAGTACTGGGGTTGCAAAAACAATTGGCGGTGATTTGGTAAAATCAGCTCAAATGGTCAATCAGCAAGTCATTATTGCTGCCTTAGTAGGTGCGATTGCCTGGAATTTGCTCACCTGGTGGTTAGGAATTCCAAGCAGCTCATCACATGCTTTAGTTGGCGGCGTAGTGGGAGCCGTTTTAGTTTCAAAAGGATTCGATGGGCTAAAAATTGAAGGTATTATAAAAATTGTCTTATCATTGATTGTTTCACCTGTTATTGCAATGATAACAGGCTTAATTATCATGATTGCATTATTTTGGATTTTTAGTAAAATGGCACCATCGAACATTAATTCGAAATTTAAGCGAATGCAAGTTTTATCTGCTGCGATGATGTCTTTTTCACATGGATCGAATGATGCTCAAAAAGCTATGGGGATTATTACTCTGGCATTAGTGAGCAGCGGATATTTGTCAACATTAGAAGTTCCTGTATGGGTTAAGATGTCAGCTGCAACGGCGATGGGGTTGGGTACAGCCGCAGGGGGCTGGCGGATTATAAAAACCATGGGCGGGAAAATCTTTAAGCTTGAACCAATCAGTGGTTTTGCTGCAGACCTTAATTCTGCGATCATCATATTTGGTGCTACTTTACTTCACTTGCCTGTCAGCACAACACATGTTGTATCAGGTTCTATTATGGGTGTTGGTACAGCGAAACGTGTGAATGCTGTTCGCTGGGGTGTTGCCCAACAAATGCTGATGGCTTGGGTATTAACAATTCCTAGTACGGCGCTGGTGAGTGCTATTACGTATCAATTCATTGTTATTGTTTTTTTCTAA